GCGGCAGAACCTTGTTCTTCGCCCAGTTCGACGATCTCGGCGGCTCCCGACCGCTGCTGGACGTCGTCCTCGAGCTGCTCGACACCAGTACATGGTTGTTCCATGTGCAGGCGGACAACAATGCGGCTGTGAACAACACGGTCACGGTCGGGCTCACGAGCACCGTGCAGGCGGCCGCTCCCGCCAACCTGGTCACCTCGATGCTCCTATCTGATGCGCAAACGGCGGCGATCGCCCCGCTCCAGACCTACGATTTCGGTGAGCTGACCGACAGCGCCTCTGCGAGCGCGAACCTGGTGGGGGCGCCCGATCCGAACCTCACGCCCTTCATCGGTCAGGGCACGATCCAGATCGAGGTGTCGAATACCGCCGGACTCGAGGTGACTTGCAGCGTCGCGGAGTGCAATTCCACAGTCAGCGTTTCCCATGATCAGTGGAGAATCCTCGCGACTCTGCGTCTCACCTATGTGTACGTCGATTCGCCGACGTCCACCGGCCCCCAGGACTTGGCACACAGTGGCTTTGGACTGGGAACGCCGCGTCCGAACCCGGCGCGAGGCGTGTCCATCTCGTACTTCCCGGTGCACGTGCCGTGGAGCGAGCAGGTCCAC
This genomic interval from Candidatus Krumholzibacteriia bacterium contains the following:
- a CDS encoding T9SS type A sorting domain-containing protein, which encodes MMLAAALPRVLLWLLRPLVRRPDSRILHGAALLMLVGRAEAASIGGRELLDRPPPIIQEQSFDYLGPSGGRTLFFAQFDDLGGSRPLLDVVLELLDTSTWLFHVQADNNAAVNNTVTVGLTSTVQAAAPANLVTSMLLSDAQTAAIAPLQTYDFGELTDSASASANLVGAPDPNLTPFIGQGTIQIEVSNTAGLEVTCSVAECNSTVSVSHDQWRILATLRLTYVYVDSPTSTGPQDLAHSGFGLGTPRPNPARGVSISYFPVHVPWSEQVHIELFDVTGRRIARSASTTLPAGDHLVSWRPPPLASGIYTVRLQTAAGAAAARRWTILR